In Plasmodium gaboni strain SY75 chromosome 8, whole genome shotgun sequence, the sequence tttttttttttttttttttgatttctacatatataaactcaaaataaaagaagcttaaaaataaatttcaagttatataatattgttatatgtcaggttacaaaaaaataaataaatataaatatatcatatcttttaattttttaatttttttgatatgTAGCTGTATGGatccatatatatatatatatatatatataaagaaaaacaaattaaatatatattaaatataagtttactatatattaaatatatgtttactatatattaaatatatgtttactatatattaaatatatgtttactatatattaaaaaaaaaaatctacaattttgatttttgattttttctttttaatgtaaatatattggCCAATTCAAATGGATTTTTAACTAATGGCGAAATTACATTTCCTACTTTGTTTGAATATTGTGGTGTTATCAATTGTTTATATGCTGATAAATCattaatttctttattaatatttatatttaatgttTTTTCATATCCATGTTTATCATATGGATATGGTATTTTGTCTACATAATACTTAtcaaattttttatcttttttattataaagTGTTATTGTATGTAATggtttattttttttgttttcaataatttctttttctttcattattttatttttttctaattctAATAATGTATTATAATTACACCATTCTTTGTTATTAACTTcaatatcttttattttttcatcatcacTTAATTCATATAGTTCTTCatcttcttttatatcatcattcttaggatttatataatcttcatatacattattttcaaaGTTATATACATTCATTTTTTCACAATAGGATTCTAAAATCTCTTCATTATTAactttattaatatttttcaaacTATTTTCTATGactttattattttttttttttccacCCCCCTCTCCAtctaaattattattattattaatagtaGTAGTACGATTATTTTCAgatttcttcttttttgtCTTGCTAGAACCttttatatcttctttATCCTTGacatcattttttttatattcacTAGGACTTAAATGACTATCAGCACTTATAGAATCATTCATAACATCACCattaatatgattattattatgattattaatatgattattaatatgatcatttatatcatcatttatatcatcatttacatcatcatttatatcatcatttacATCATCATTTACATCATCATTTACATCATCATTTACATCACCATTTACATCATCTTTTACATCATCTTTTACATCATCATTTACATCATCTCTTACATCATCTTTTACATCATCAATATGCAATATATTTGTCTTCTTCAAActatttaaaaaatcaatgtcattttttaattccTTTTTAGCTTTCAATAATTCTTTATGACTAAAATCAGAAAGTTTATTTTTAGAGAATAAAATGTGGCTCTCCTCATCATTCTTCACTAATTCATCTGAAGAAAAGGAAGCCAAAGAATTatcttcttcttcatcatcatcatcatatatattatccatattatttttatttttatttttattttcgaatttttttaatatatcttttcTCCTATTATACTTTTCCtcattttgtttattttcTTCGGCATTCCTAACAAATGAGAATCTTAAcaaatttctttttttaaattcatcatatattttattttttctctttttatCATCCATATCGTCAtgattttttatattttcatttgaATATGTATCAGAATGATTTATTTGATCATCATCATTTGAAGATATTTCATCACTATCTTCTGACAtaatatcatcatcatgtataatattattatcttcatttgTTTGTTCATTCAAAACTGttttttctataattttctttaacatatttttttcttctttatcattttgTATACTTTTTAAGATTTCTTTTCTGAGttgttcatttttataacGATTAAGTGTTTTtatagttttttttttttttatattatttattaaatttcttttttcagCATATTCTTTCTCATAGTTAATTATATCTTTAATCATATCTGGATgttcattatataatttcttcataatttttccttcttcttttttttctttaattcttaaatattttctataaGATTTagattttattttttttctataacGATTCTTTCTATTTTCtattgataataaaagtTTTAATTGAGCaatcttttttatttcttctcGTTTCTTTTCTTTCTCAGTTCTTAATAGATCTTCTGATATGTGTAACATTTTAGATTTAATTaaattcattttcatttcttcctcaaaattatatatattaaattctTCTTCATTCTTATGATCTctctttattattttctctttattttgattataAACATTGGTTTGTTCATCGTAGTTATTTAAATGGCTCTTATCAACCATGTGCATCTctaacatattattattattattatgaataatattatcatcattgttattattattttcaacattatttttattattattattatcatcatcatatatTTCACTCTGtatcttttcttttctttttaaaaaccTCTTAATTAATTTCTTGTTTAAAAATTCGTCACCTTgatttccttttttttccttttgTCTTCCAAATTCGACCTTGCTAGaattttgtattatattatatgccttgttcattttatttaataattttacaTTCTGAACATATCCTAGTGTAGTATTAAACTTTTGTTCTTCTATAAAGGATAGGTGTTTCTTTCCTTTCTTCTTATTTTGTTCGTTCTCTAAAAAATTTAGATCTTTTTGTAGGCCTTGACCAAAGAAGTTATCATTTGAATAAATTAAGTCGGTCAAttctattttttctttgttttCTTTGTTTAGTTTATACATATCGTCTTTTAATGAGTAGTATTGATACGAGTCATGAACgtcatcatcatcatcaaCGTGATGATCATCATCGTCGTCACCataatgaatattattattattattattattattatcatggctcaatttttttttcttctttttatttttatttttatttaattccTTCTCTTTATCATTAGAATTTTCTAAAAATTTCATAAAGTTTACAGATGAATATTCTTCATCATTcttatcatttatatatgacACATGGTCATTCTCAATGCGTTCCATAATCCTTTCTTCGTTGTCTGTTATTATTTCATCCTCATCGACAAGTGCATTGacataattattatcatttttattattatttttttttttttttttattctttttgACCATTATGTCTTTCAtagaattttttaatttttttgatatttttgattttttggttttttttttaatatttaaatttgtTATATCCTCCTGGTATTTATCATCAGATGAGATAGtcatatttttcatcattCTTTTTACTATACTACTATCATCATTgtcctttttatttttaattttaattaccattttgttttttttattctttttatttttcaacagtttcttatttttgatggataaaatattcttcTTATCGTTTGATTCATACAAACTTAATGATTCCTTAACATTCttcaatttttttgtttttctttttttatttcttattcttatatcatcatcacAACTCTCCATTTTTAAAGGTTCTATAAtcttaatattattatatatatatatatagaaacctttaaaagaattatatatatctaaGGAGagttaaatatattatttgattttatttatttgtatatgGTTTGTATTtgattttatatatttcataattatattaacaaggttataatatattatatatattatatatatatatttatattgtaatagaaaaaataaaagtgaCTGTCGTGCCATACGattttttgtaattatttaattttttattaatcagttaattattataatattacaacaaaatgtttttttttcaaacatccaaaaaataaaaaaataaaaataaaaataaaaatatatacatatatatattatatatatatatatattaattctctctatatatttaattttatctATTTATCTTAGAGTATACTATAAGgtttattaattaaaatataaatttctTGTAATTAAAaggatatataaatatattatattataatatatttatttctattaatgttccatataaaaaaataagcagaataatttttgtttttccTCCATACATACAATTAATTAATATCAATACAATGTCacatttaaaatatatatattataacatttaattttatgCACTTCTTTTCAATTTAACTAcaattaatttttaatatataaaaatcaaaagaatttagtttatatatatatatatttatatataatatatttatatatactaaaaaaataaaataacaacaaaaaaataaaataaaaaatatatgatatatacatgtatttattatatatatgatataatatatgctctagttgtatatattattcttttaagcatataataatttttgCAACacttcaaaaaaaaataacataagATAAAActatatttaatattttgttaataatatatatatatatatatatatatttatttatttatataatatattattctttttatttcaaaagatacaaatattttttttttttttatgaatgTTAAGAGCGgacaagaaaaaaaaaataaaaaataataaaaaatatatacatataatattatatatatatatttatttatttatatattagtTAGAATTTATTAGTCTTAACGAATCTTGTAATGCCTTTGTGTAATGATTTACTGCCTGAACAATATCATCATCTGCTGCTTCTCTTGCTTGCGATTCCATAATTAAtccattttttattgttgCTATTTCTTCTAGCACAAAATTTTGAAAGTTCTCATTTTTTCCTTTCTTCTCTCGttttatttcttctatGTATGATATAATTTCTTGGTACTTACTATCCCGTATATTctaaaaaattaaatatataaatgaataaatataaatatatataaatatatatatatatatatatatatatatataactgCCCATATATGttgattataaaaaaaaaaaaaaaaaaaaaaaatgtttatatttacacaCACAGATAAACCACAAAGGAATATTTAtcatacatacatatatatatatatatatttatttatttatttgttacCTTCTctgtatttattttttcctcgtttttcttttcaatGTCTTCCAACtttttacaaatattattttctttctcCTTGTTATGAACCTTTTCTTGTTGAAAGTTTGACTGGAGCACTGCAAATTCTTGTGcaatatgattattttttttttctaatgATTGAATACATTTAactttttcattttctatattaGAACTAATAgtattaattttatcatttaaaacTTTTATAGCATTTTCTATTTCATTTACTTTATCGTGTACAAcattttctattttttcttgtacttttaaaatttcagatgaaaatatattttgaatatttcTATTATGTTCTATTCTTTTTTTGATTTCATTATTTAGATTTTTTTCAAGTTTATTTATAGCTTCtctaataatataaattttttctttttctacattttttttttggagaatttcattctttatttctttttcaaatccttcaattttttcacataatctttttatttttatcttaGTATTGTTGTTTATACATTTCTCATTAATATCAACAGGGTTCTTAAAACCATgattaaatattatactctcatttttttcaagATTCATCGTGTTCTTTTTCtttgaattatatataagattTGTCTTTTTAACATTTGATCCTTTATCCATGCCTATTCTTTtagaattaaaaaatatatcttcatcattaaaaataatatcattattatttcgTAGGTTATTCATACTGTTCATATGTTTAATGTTGCTAGGATGTGTAGATGGGTTATTATAATGTGAGCTATGAAcattgttcatattattcacattatttgtatcactcatatgatttaaattgctaatattattcatatggTTTAAATTGGTCGTATTATTCACactatttatattattcaaattatttaaattattcacactatttatattattcaaattatttaaattattcaaattattcatattattcaaattattcatattattcattttattgTAGTCACAAAaattcattatattatttcttgTGAGGTTAAGAgaattattcatatttttttcaaacaaattattttctaattcgtatgaaaaattatatggttttgaataattttgttcttgtaattgtttttgttttttagtttgttgttttttttctttaaattctatattttttggATATATCTGTTCTGGTCTTCCTGTTCCCTTTTCTTCTTCTAACTCTACGTCTGCGTCTACGTCTACGTCTCTATCTATATCTCTATCTCTATCTATATCTATATCTGCTTGTACTTGttccttttcttttttttcttcttttatatgtttatgATTACTCTTATTGTTTAACTTATGATCCTTATACAATTCACCTTTAtcctttatatattgattattaatttccttattttttttattatcctttgttgattttttcttcttataaaaaattttcttttcaatatttattttatgaccagttgaaaaattattactGCTATATTCTTCAGTATTTTGAGAAAGGTTACTATTGTTTCTATAAAACgaattttcttttttttgtttattatatgtattatttatatctcCTAAAAAATCTTTAGctttatctttatatagTTCTTCAAATTCAGAAgtatatacaaaataatttatattacttttattatttatattatcttttttttcttcacAAGATGATGAATTGCTATTATTGAAACTGTATATGCTTTCTTTATATGTCGAGAAATTATCGTCCCTTTTCTTAAAAGTCTCTggattttttttattattattattgtgattctctttattataaaacattATATGAGAATATActatacaaatataataatctatatatatatatacacatatatatatatatatatatatatatgtctttaattatatatgtgataccataaaaaatatattatcaagTGTCTATAGTAAAAAAAgtttataataaaatgtataacCGAGATATAAACACATTCCAAGGgtttcaaaaatattattataataaacaacacaaaaaaaaaaaaaaaaaaaaggaaagaattatatgaaGTGAAAAGGCATGAATAAGATatgctttttttttttttttttaaattatatacagatatataatcataataatagatgactacatatatatatatatatatatatatatatatttttaatatgtgaaaaaaaaaattaaaccTTTAAACTCATTCtttaataatgatataataaaaaaaagttatatCGTCCTGTATATACCATGTGGGTGGTACACATttacaacaaaaaaaaaaaataaaataaaataaaatataaattataaaacatatatataatgtaatatattaaatatatcaatcaaaatgatatatatctaatataaatatttataatatcattaaatatacaaaaataaggagaaaataaatacgtattatatatatataacatttatgttttgaataaaatttattcaagagaatattttcattcatttaaaaaaaaaaaaaaaaaaaaatatatatatatatatatatatatgttacCCATAAGGAGATAATAtacttattatatacatataataatgagaatatatttttttaacatattgtattttatttttctttttcacATCATTCTTActatttaataaaaaaaaaaaaaaaaaaaatacatatttcTAATACTGTCTGCAGATATGGTGCATTTATAAGATCTTACAAAgtgtatattatatattatatatatatatatattttttttttcattttatgAAGATGAAGAGTTCACTTATTTAAACCCTACAACcacatttaaaaaaataaatataaaaatattaattagTAAATCCACACATACgtacatacatacatacataaatatatatattatatattttttaaaatgtatattttattaatatcttCTTAAAGTAAAATGATGacatattcatataaaaaggTACATATGACATAGGATCAgagtatatatatatactatcttttttttcttttttttttttttttttttttttaaatttctCTGATAAAAAGATAGCCTtaaatcttttaaaatactttaaaaaatgttgttaatttttcaaattatatttatataagaaataagCCTGTACCTTATATTtaagataaatataataaataaataaataaaattatatatatatatatatatatatataattattatttttttttatttttattttattggctcaaaatatatgaaaaaacaaatataaatgtaaaaaaatcattttattaGTCATGTTTTATTCTTAAGGGGAGAATATCTTTATCATGAATCTAAACGTCAATATAGAAACTGTAGGAAAATTATCAGAGCACAAAGGTAAACaaaatatacttatatattaaaaattcatatgtaattaaaattaatattcATCCTTATATCAATTCTTTTTCTATGTGGagaaaatgaaataagaaagagttataatatatatatatatatattttattttctattcAGCTTGtattacaaaaataatatttagcgatgatgaaaattatattcttaGTTCAAGCCTAGATAATAAAGTATGTCTATGGAATGTAAACACTCATTTACATATCAACAGTTATAAAGgtataattataaaaattttatgataataaaataattcatctaatcataatattatttgtatatgtatttttttcattatatttatattattagatGTTCATAAAAAGGGAATAAATGACATAGCTCTTTTTCGTGACAACACGAAATTTTTCTCAGCAGGTACGAAAGGGCTTctatgatatatatatgacatgtttattatataatactatatatatatatatatatatatatatatatatatatatatatttatatatttatatatttatatatttatatttttttttttaagggaatgatttatatgtttatttgTGGGATACGCTGTCAAACAAGATATTGAACAGGATTAACGTAAATggttataaaaaaaaaataaatattttcatacATTATAAActtcaatatatatatatatatatatattaatattcatatttccttttttatgtagacaaaataaatgtaataaGATTAAGTACTAATGAAAAATTACTCTTCTGCAGTAAAAATAATGCCGTTAATATTTATGACTTTAGAGAAAGGgatttcaaaaaaaaaaataatccATTACAAATATTTAATGAAGCAAAAGATTGGATATCAGAgtaattaaaaaaataaataattatataattgaatattatcaaatttaaatgtatatgcatattttttttttttttttttcctctTATTTCAGTTTTATTGTTGACGATTTTGAAGTATACACATGCAGCATTGATAATATACTGAGAATTTACGACTTAAGGATGGGGAAATTTATGAATTATGATATGAAATCATCAATTTTAAGTATTGACATAACAAATGACaagaattatttttgtGTCAATTTGATAGACAATACTATAAAACTGGTGGAGAAAAATAGCggtaataaataaataaataaatatatatatatatatatatatatatatacatattcatatatatatttttttttttataactttGTAGGAACCGTTCTAGGGTTATATAAAGGAGATGTGAATAACAAACACAGAAGGAATATCAAGTTGGACACcaagaataaatatattttttcctgTTCACATAAAAACGAAATAGTAATTTACGATATTGTAAGAAGTAATACAATTAATAACACGACTTTTTATGAAAAGTTAGAGTATGAAGAAGATCTTGacatttataaaaatactTATTTTCAATTAAATATAGGTAAGCCAACCTACTATTTAaatgttaataaaaatatgcTCCCAGAAAATTCATATATCGATagagaaaaatataaatctattttaaataaatacaaatattatggaaaaaaaaaaaaatatattgattCTTCAGATCAAgattttcaaaatattaataataaattgGTATGTGGTGACATAGATGGTAACATACACATATTGCAGTTATATTACAATTAACATTATCAAATGTTTACACAAAAGAATTATAAGTAAcatatgtacatatatatatgcatgtatgtatgtgtttgtattttttattttttttatatttctatattttcatatgtatttaatttttttggttttctttttttatttgttctaaaaatatacacacaacaacaacaaaaaaaaaaaaaaacattttttaaataataataaagtttattttaattatatatttataatacattcatatataataataacaacaaatagctactttttttttttttattattatgacatgttcatataaaaaaaaaataaacatattagctagttttcattattattatgacCTGTTCagataataaaagaaaaaaaaaaaaaaaaaatagcTACTTTatactttatttttatagcttgttcaaataaaaaaaaaaaaaataataataaaataagcTATTCTTTTATGTATTCGCCActaaatttttttgttttatttatctaTAGAAAAACTACAAGTCATGAAAGAAAAtggagaaaaaaaaaaaaatacataatatatataatatatatataatatatatatatatatatatatatatgtgtttataatttttaagatgcacatagaaaaaatatgccttcatataatataggGGAAAAAGGAGAAACCTATAAATTTGTCTTTACATgtataaacaaaaaaaaaagcaaagaatatatatatatatatatatatatatatatataatatataatttatttgcTTCTTGGCAGTATCTgcatttataaaaaaaacaaaataaaatgagAGATTAAAAACTTGTCCATTctgaaatatataatatatatttaaatattttttttcaaatgtgcttaatatttgaaatgttattatattttttttttttgtgtgtTTCATGTTCATTGTATAACTTGTATTAatcattaaatatatatattatatttatatttatttataataattatttatatatatgaaattaacatattcctaataaaaatatattattttatatagttagatataattttgtttattcattgtattttgtataagagaattttttatataattaagaatatatatatatatatatatatatatgtatgtatttattaatttattcttttattctattttttattttttattatttattatttattttttattatttattatttatttatttattatttattttttactttttattttttactttttatattttattttacttgttcctcatatttttcaattttgtagt encodes:
- a CDS encoding hypothetical protein (conserved Plasmodium protein, unknown function), which codes for MESCDDDIRIRNKKRKTKKLKNVKESLSLYESNDKKNILSIKNKKLLKNKKNKKNKMVIKIKNKKDNDDSSIVKRMMKNMTISSDDKYQEDITNLNIKKKTKKSKISKKLKNSMKDIMVKKNKKKKKNNNKNDNNYVNALVDEDEIITDNEERIMERIENDHVSYINDKNDEEYSSVNFMKFLENSNDKEKELNKNKNKKKKKKLSHDNNNNNNNNIHYGDDDDDHHVDDDDDVHDSYQYYSLKDDMYKLNKENKEKIELTDLIYSNDNFFGQGLQKDLNFLENEQNKKKGKKHLSFIEEQKFNTTLGYVQNVKLLNKMNKAYNIIQNSSKVEFGRQKEKKGNQGDEFLNKKLIKRFLKRKEKIQSEIYDDDNNNNKNNVENNNNNDDNIIHNNNNNMLEMHMVDKSHLNNYDEQTNVYNQNKEKIIKRDHKNEEEFNIYNFEEEMKMNLIKSKMLHISEDLLRTEKEKKREEIKKIAQLKLLLSIENRKNRYRKKIKSKSYRKYLRIKEKKEEGKIMKKLYNEHPDMIKDIINYEKEYAEKRNLINNIKKKKTIKTLNRYKNEQLRKEILKSIQNDKEEKNMLKKIIEKTVLNEQTNEDNNIIHDDDIMSEDSDEISSNDDDQINHSDTYSNENIKNHDDMDDKKRKNKIYDEFKKRNLLRFSFVRNAEENKQNEEKYNRRKDILKKFENKNKNKNNMDNIYDDDDEEEDNSLASFSSDELVKNDEESHILFSKNKLSDFSHKELLKAKKELKNDIDFLNSLKKTNILHIDDVKDDVRDDVNDDVKDDVKDDVNGDVNDDVNDDVNDDVNDDINDDVNDDINDDINDHINNHINNHNNNHINGDVMNDSISADSHLSPSEYKKNDVKDKEDIKGSSKTKKKKSENNRTTTINNNNNLDGEGGGKKKNNKVIENSLKNINKVNNEEILESYCEKMNVYNFENNVYEDYINPKNDDIKEDEELYELSDDEKIKDIEVNNKEWCNYNTLLELEKNKIMKEKEIIENKKNKPLHTITLYNKKDKKFDKYYVDKIPYPYDKHGYEKTLNININKEINDLSAYKQLITPQYSNKVGNVISPLVKNPFELANIFTLKRKNQKSKL
- a CDS encoding putative filament assembling protein, coding for MFYNKENHNNNNKKNPETFKKRDDNFSTYKESIYSFNNSNSSSCEEKKDNINNKSNINYFVYTSEFEELYKDKAKDFLGDINNTYNKQKKENSFYRNNSNLSQNTEEYSSNNFSTGHKINIEKKIFYKKKKSTKDNKKNKEINNQYIKDKGELYKDHKLNNKSNHKHIKEEKKEKEQVQADIDIDRDRDIDRDVDVDADVELEEEKGTGRPEQIYPKNIEFKEKKQQTKKQKQLQEQNYSKPYNFSYELENNLFEKNMNNSLNLTRNNIMNFCDYNKMNNMNNLNNMNNLNNLNNLNNINSVNNLNNLNNINSVNNTTNLNHMNNISNLNHMSDTNNVNNMNNVHSSHYNNPSTHPSNIKHMNSMNNLRNNNDIIFNDEDIFFNSKRIGMDKGSNVKKTNLIYNSKKKNTMNLEKNESIIFNHGFKNPVDINEKCINNNTKIKIKRLCEKIEGFEKEIKNEILQKKNVEKEKIYIIREAINKLEKNLNNEIKKRIEHNRNIQNIFSSEILKVQEKIENVVHDKVNEIENAIKVLNDKINTISSNIENEKVKCIQSLEKKNNHIAQEFAVLQSNFQQEKVHNKEKENNICKKLEDIEKKNEEKINTEKNIRDSKYQEIISYIEEIKREKKGKNENFQNFVLEEIATIKNGLIMESQAREAADDDIVQAVNHYTKALQDSLRLINSN
- a CDS encoding putative mitogen-activated protein kinase organizer 1 translates to MNLNVNIETVGKLSEHKACITKIIFSDDENYILSSSLDNKVCLWNVNTHLHINSYKDVHKKGINDIALFRDNTKFFSAGNDLYVYLWDTLSNKILNRINVNDKINVIRLSTNEKLLFCSKNNAVNIYDFRERDFKKKNNPLQIFNEAKDWISDFIVDDFEVYTCSIDNILRIYDLRMGKFMNYDMKSSILSIDITNDKNYFCVNLIDNTIKLVEKNSGTVLGLYKGDVNNKHRRNIKLDTKNKYIFSCSHKNEIVIYDIVRSNTINNTTFYEKLEYEEDLDIYKNTYFQLNIGKPTYYLNVNKNMLPENSYIDREKYKSILNKYKYYGKKKKYIDSSDQDFQNINNKLVCGDIDGNIHILQLYYN